The Impatiens glandulifera chromosome 3, dImpGla2.1, whole genome shotgun sequence genome contains a region encoding:
- the LOC124930871 gene encoding 5-amino-6-(5-phospho-D-ribitylamino)uracil phosphatase, chloroplastic-like translates to MVDSIAATSFLGHRPTTYGGFCFKLDVSVKRSRLVHISSPLVKSQAIELTKEAFKIPRDIGLNRKPLSWPLENRADNPALHNPLLRQERMGSGWLTAIFEWEGVLIEDNPELEKQAWLLLSQEEGKPPPLTFLLRRIEGMKTEQAVSEVLCWSRDPSYVKRLANRKEEIHQSLQGGIYRFKPGSEEFVKILKKQKIPMALVSTRPRKVLETAILSVGGIKGVFTVILAAEDVYRGKPDPEMFNYAAQLMCFDPQRCIVFGDSNLTVEAAHDARMKCVAVAGKHPVYELAAADLVVRRLDEISIIDLKNLAALEEPEMEMEEEEDDRTLSSIATLDDFW, encoded by the coding sequence ATGGTGGATTCCATTGCTGCTACATCCTTTCTAGGTCACAGGCCAACAACCTATGGAGGGTTTTGCTTTAAATTAGATGTTTCTGTTAAAAGATCAAGACTTGTTCACATATCTTCCCCATTAGTGAAATCTCAAGCTATTGAATTAACTAAGGAAGCCTTCAAAATACCTAGAGATATAGGACTAAACAGAAAACCATTGTCATGGCCATTAGAGAATAGAGCTGATAATCCAGCATTACATAATCCATTGCTCCGGCAAGAAAGAATGGGTTCAGGCTGGTTGACTGCTATTTTCGAATGGGAAGGTGTGTTAATTGAAGATAACCCTGAATTGGAGAAACAAGCTTGGCTTCTTCTTTCACAAGAAGAAGGGAAACCCCCTCCTTTAACCTTTCTCCTTCGCAGAATAGAAGGAATGAAAACCGAGCAGGCTGTTTCTGAAGTACTCTGCTGGTCAAGAGATCCTTCATATGTTAAAAGGTTAGCAAATCGAAAAGAGGAGATTCATCAAAGCTTACAAGGTGGAATTTATAGGTTTAAACCAGGATCAGAAGAGTTTGTGAAAATCCTCAAGAAACAGAAGATACCCATGGCATTAGTTTCAACCCGTCCTAGAAAAGTTCTCGAAACTGCTATCTTATCAGTTGGTGGAATCAAGGGTGTTTTTACAGTAATCTTGGCGGCTGAGGATGTTTATAGAGGAAAACCGGATCCTGAGATGTTCAATTACGCTGCCCAACTGATGTGTTTCGATCCCCAAAGGTGTATTGTGTTTGGGGATTCGAATCTGACGGTTGAGGCTGCTCACGATGCTCGGATGAAGTGTGTGGCTGTTGCGGGAAAGCATCCTGTTTATGAGCTCGCTGCTGCTGATTTGGTTGTGAGACGGTTGGATGAGATCTCTATCATTGATTTGAAGAATCTCGCAGCACTCGAGGAACCGGAGATGGagatggaagaagaagaggatgatcGTACACTATCATCGATTGCCACTCTTGATGATTTCTGGTAA
- the LOC124932118 gene encoding uncharacterized protein LOC124932118 produces MELDFERYCVIEDESPNTVLLPPEVHRISNRRKNLKQEFKEINFNRFRSFSCKTVANRASGLDKNELLKRGSVSVYQSSKENNCKERKKIEISRKSDAPFSFKILDSFCSSDEDEEQIKKNRGGNIACCSDEFLEFSLADLPVHSGINSSRPSLMMKRMLNSFAKSKSHKIQRNSMTRNSKSSEKSRMEICCSVGSSSSAHLHGFLKVRIRKGFPSFEFSVNSIEEDDVKWKAVKKNTTGRWVFEDCSKKPSIIIGEMQVSCKDNVVTEFVLYDELENSCCSSSSTSGLHPHTEIAAIVIETSTQKPDSILPTINIVIPAGSHSQPSSENIGPSPLLDRWRLNGGCECGGWDMACPITVLTNSTLHNQPQPRPLQLFFEGRGGKENEPGLSMKAIDGGSYSVDFQTRLSMLQTFSICIAILHCTDKRLLQADSTRSVQPPFALNPPFSPIGRV; encoded by the exons ATGGAATTGGATTTCGAAAGGTATTGTGTTATAGAAGATGAAAGTCCTAATACTGTTCTTCTTCCTCCAGAAGTTCATAGAATAAGCAACAGAAGAAAGAACTTGAAACAAGAATTCAAAGAGATAAACTTTAATCGTTTCCGTAGTTTTTCTTGTAAAACTGTTGCAAATAGAGCATCTGGGTTAGACAAGAATGAATTGTTGAAGAGGGGTTCTGTATCTGTATATCAAAGCTCAAAAGAAAACAACtgtaaagagagaaagaagattgAAATATCAAGGAAAAGTGATGCCCCattctcttttaaaatattagattctTTCTGCAGttctgatgaggatgaagaaCAGATTAAGAAGAACAGAGGAGGAAACATTGCTTGTTGTTCAGATGAGTTCTTAGAATTCTCTTTGGCTGATTTGCCTGTTCATTCAGGAATCAATAGTTCAAGGCCTAGCTTGATGATGAAAAGGATGTTAAACTCGTTTGCAAAATCAAAATCCCATAAGATTCAGAGGAACAGCATGACTAGAAATTCTAAATCTTCTGAGAAATCAAGGATGGAAATCTGTTGTTCTGTTGGTTCAAGTTCATCAGCTCATCTTCATGGTTTTCTAAAGGTAAGAATTAGAAAAGGGTTTCCTTCATTTGAATTCTCAGTTAACTCCATCGAAGAGGATGATGTTAAATGGAAAGCCGTGAAAAAGAATACAACTGGTAGATGGGTTTTCGAAGATTGCAGTAAAAAACCATCTATTATAATCGGGGAGATGCAAGTTTCGTGTAAAGACAATGTTGTCACTGAATTTGTTTTGTACGATGAACTAGAGAATTCATGTTGTTCCTCCTCATCTACATCAGGATTACATCCCCACACTGAAATTGCAGCTATTGTAATCGAAACATCCACTCAAAAACCCGATTCAATACTGCCAACGATCAACATTGTAATCCCAGCTGGTTCCCATTCTCAGCCAAGTAGTGAAAACATCGGGCCTTCGCCATTACTCGATCGCTGGAGGCTAAACGGAGGTTGTGAGTGTGGCGGTTGGGATATGGCATGTCCAATAACAGTCCTCACTAACTCAACACTCCATAATCAGCCTCAGCCTAGGCCTCTTCAACTTTTTTTCGAG GGACGAGGAGGAAAGGAAAATGAACCGGGCTTATCAATGAAAgctatagatggcggttcctaTTCGGTTGACTTCCAAACGCGTTTGTCCATGTTACAAACATTCTCGATTTGCATTGCTATCTTACATTGTACAGACAAACGATTGCTACAAGCTGATTCAACGAGAAGTGTTCAACCGCCATTCGCTCTCAATCCACCATTTTCTCCTATTGGTAgagtataa